The genomic region TTAGTAGTTAGACCCAAAACGCCAGATCCTGCTCATCCTTAAATCCTTCGTTTCCCGATTCAAAACAATCTCACATCTCGCACCTCATACCACCCACCCATACTGTCCATCCCTGAAATAGGTTGACCACAAAATGGAGGTACTAAATGCAAACAAATTTGCGGTTAATCAGGAAATCACGGGTTTATTCTGATGATTTTAAGCGGGAAATAGTTTCCCTATTTGAGAGTGGGAAGTTGAGTGTTCTACAGTTAGAGCGGCTTTATGGAATAAGTAATCCCACGATCTATAATTGGATCTATAAATTTTCTAACTTTAATGAGAAAGGACAACGTATAATGGAGATGAAATCAAGTAGCACCCACAAAGTAAAAGCCATGGAACAGCGTATCCGTGAACTGGAGCGGATGATCGGCCAGAAGCAGATCAAGATCGATTTCTTGGAGAAGATGATCGACATCGCTGGAGAGGATCTTAAGGTCGATATCAGAAAAAATTTCAACACCCCACCATCGGATGGTTCCGGGAACACGCAGGAAAAATAGATTATTCCCTCAATCAGCTTTATAGAACCGTTGGTATGAGCAAACAGGCGGTGCATCAGCGCGCTGTTCGCCATTCCCGTTATCAGGTTCAATTCGCTGAGCTGATCGAAAAAGCGGATAAAGTGCGTAAGGAACATCCCGGTTGTGGGGTGGAAAAACTGTATTATATGCTCCGTCCGGATTTTGTGGGGAGAGATCGTTTCATAGAGACCATGATGTCTTTAGGATATCGATTGAAGGTCAAGAAGAACTATCGCAGGACGACTCGCGGGCTTTCCACAGCCTACCCTAATCTGATCAATGGCTTGGTTGTAGGGACTCCCAATCAGGTTTGGCAATCGGACATCACCTACTTCTACGTGGGCGATAGGTTCTACTATGGAGTGTTCATTATCGACGTTTACACCAAAAAGATCGTTGGATATCAAGTATCCAATCATATGCAGTCAACAGCTAATCTTAAGGCACTACGAATGGCCCTTAAGAATAACGGGGCACCCCAATATCATCATTCAGACCGAGGTGCCCAATATCATGCGACAGCTTATCTGCAGCTGTTGAAAGAGAATAATTGCAGGGTGAGCATGGGCAAGAGTGCCCAGGACAATGCATACGCTGAGCGGATCAATGGAACCATCAAGAATGAGTATCTGGATTATTGGAAGCCCAAGACGTTCGAAAGCTTAAAAAAAATGGTCAATAGAGCTGTCAAACAGTACAATAAACGAAGACTGCACAACTCATTACATAGGATGTCGCCAGAGAGTTTCGAAGAAAAGTGGTTTAGGGAGATATTGTCTCCTAAACCACTAATAACTATATTTGATCAAGTTGATAAATTGTAAAAACGGTCAACACTATTCAGGGACAGACAATAGACAAGAGTCTAATATCTAATATCTAATGTCTTAAATCTAAAAAAGCCGGCATTATTGCCGGCTTTCAGTATCTAAAATCTAATATCTAAAATCTAATGTCTAGTTCAAAATAGACCATGTAGACCATGGAATTCTAGATAGGATAAACACCAAACCGATGATATAGAAAATCAGAACCGTTTGGTTCGCTTTCTTTTGATCAACAATTTTCTTAGCTTTAGAATATCCCATTGTAATTAATACAACGGCGATAATCATCATCAAAGGGTGTTCTAGAAAGTAAAGTCTAGAAACGCTGTTTTTCATGTTCTCTCCTGAGAAACTCTGTAGGCCAAGCGGGGAAGTAAAATACAATACTGCACCGATAACCAGTTGTAGGTGGGCTGAAATTAGACCGATTAAAGCGATTTTACGGTTGTAAGCTTTGTTTCCAGCGTAGTTTACAAGTGTAATAACGATCGCAATGATCAGTGCTATCAAAAGCACCACGGCTAGTGTTGAGTGTAAATGTTTCATTCCTGTAAGCATAGTGTCGTGATTAATGATTTGCAAATATACTATTTTGAAAGACGTTTGTCGCCTAATTCTTTAAACTCAGATTTGGCTTTAAAGTTTGGAAATGTTTTCTCCATACTGAGCATATAACCGATGTCGAAGAACAAACGGGTGTCGGCAAGTGGGCCTTCAAAGTTCCAATGCTCGTCAAGCTCATCGCTGACTGCATGATAACGTCCTGCTAAGGCTTGCTGGCGCTTTTTCAAAGCGACGGTATCTTGATCTAGATAATCGCCTCCACTGCCCATATACAATCCAGGAACACCAACTTTAACAAAGTTGAAGTGGTCTGAACGGTAGAATCCTCCGGATGTCGGACTTCCTTCCGGCTGCAATTCACGATTGAATTTGGCACCGGATTTAATCGCATAATCCTCTAACTCCGTCTGTCCGGTTCCTACAACACGGAAACCTTTCATAGCTCCAACAGGATTAAATGAGTCCATATTTAAGTTAGCAACGGTTTTTGCTAAAGGATAGATTGGATGTTCCGCATAATATTGAGATCCTAGCAAACCTTGCTCTTCGGCAGTAACCGCCAAGAAAACAATGCTGCGCTCCGGTTTTACCTTCGCCGCTTTGAAAGCCTTTGCAATTTCAAATAAAGCGGCAACACCCGTCGCGTTATCAATGGCTCCATTGAAGATCGAGTCGCCTTCTACGGCCTCTCCGATGCCTAAGTGATCCCAATGTGCCGAATAGATAATCGTCTCGTCCGGACGTTTGCTGCCTTTGATCGTCGCAATGACGTTGTTCGATTTAGACTCACGGAAGGTTGTTTTCAATGCAATCGAGGTCTTCACATTCATAGGGACAGCCTTAAATCCAGGCTTCTTCGCTTGTTCGATAATATTTGGATTTAAACCACCTAATTGGAACAGCTTGTTCGCCGTTTCTGTCGTTACCCATCCTTGGAAGTTTACCAGGTTTGCGCCTTTATTTTCAGGTACTAAAGATAATTGCGGGCCGGTCCAGCCACTACGTACGACATTCCATCCGTAGGATGCTGCTGCAGTTTCATGGATGATCAATACGCCCGCAGCTCCCTGTCTGGAAGCCTCTTCGAACTTGTAGGTCCATCGGCCATAGTAGGTCATCGTATCGGCTTTAAATAATGTTTTATCATATCGTCCCGGGTCAGAGACCATCACGACTACGGTTTTACCTTTTACATCAAGCCCTTCATAATCATTCCATTTATATTCCGGAGCCACAATGCCAAAGCCGGCAAAAACAAGTTCGGTGTCTTTGATGTCAATATTGTTGGACATGCGCGGCGTGCCGACAACATAATCGTCTAGATAGTTAATGGAAAGATTGGAGTTTTTTCCGGTGAAAGTTAGTTTGGGTGCTACAGGCTCAGACTTAATCTCGACCATTGGCACTTCCTGAAAATAGGAGTTCCCATTTCCTGGTTCCAATCCCAGTGCTTTGAATTGCTCTTCCAGATAGTTTACCGTCAGAGTATCGCCCTTTGTGAAAGGCATACGACCCATAAACTCGTCGGAAGCTAGCTTCTCCACATAGGCACGATATCCGGCTTCTGTGATCGCGTTGATAGCACCCGAATCCAAGAGGGTTGGATCATAGGAAGATCCGGTATCTCCAGATTTACAAGACGCCAGTCCAATTAAAAAGGCAGTTCCAATAAATAGTTTTGTCTTCATAATAAATGATGTTGTTCTTGGTTTTATGATTGAAAATAAAGCTTATGCCTGTACGGGAGCCTCGATAGGGAATACCTCCGCTATCGGGTGGAATAAGTAGATACGCTTGGTAGCTACTTCCATACATTTATATCGCTTTCTTAATTTTTCTTGTTTCTGAAACACTCTTCCCGATTTAATGGAGAAATAACCGTCAAATTCAATGGATTCTATGGTGATGATTTCCGTTTGCTTGGTATCATGCAGCCGTAGGATACGGAAGAGATTTAAGTCGGTGCAGGATGAGGCCGCGGGATTATTCATGTACTTCACCAAGGCATGCGTAACATCGACAGGAAAGATGTCGAGCCTTAGAAAAGGATCCATCAGTGCCTTGAAGTTTTGTTTCCACTCCGTGCCATGTGGCTTGACCTTGTTCTTAAATTGTTGCCATGTTTTCAAATGGGCAAACTCATGAACGGTGGTGATCAAGAAGGAGTATGGATTCAAATCATGGTTTACCGTAATCTGATGGGGTTCGTTACGATGCGGTGAGCGGTAGTCTCCTAGTTTTGATGCCCTGGATTTAGTTACCTTAAATCTACAACCAGTATCATTGATCCATTGGGAGATGATAGGGGCGGCAGATAGGGGAATATACTTGCTTAATTGTTTGCTGAAATCCGGCATGTATACAAACATATTATATAATTGGCAGATTTCAGAATACAAAAACCAATATTTCGAGGAGGGTTTAGAAATAACTATATTTGATATCTGAACATTGATCGGGCATGCTAAGTAAATTACAGATTAAAAACTATGCATTAATTGATGCATTAGATATAGAATTCGACAGGAAACTGAACATCATTACGGGTGAAACCGGGGCGGGTAAATCCATTATTATGGGAGCTCTGGGATTGATTCTTGGAAATCGTGCCGAGAGCAAACATTTCTTTGATGAATCTTCCAAATGTATTATCGAAGGGCATTTTGAAGTTGCCCAGTACGACCTGAGCGATCTGTTCAGCCAATTGGATCTGGACTATGAAGACACAACGATCATCCGTCGTGAACTGCATGCTGATGGTAAATCCAGAGCCTTTGTCAATGATACGCCTGTAACATTGCAAACCTTAAAGACCTTGGGCGAACGCCTGATTGATATTCACTCGCAACATGCGACTTTGCAGATCAATACAGAGTCTTTCCAGCTCTTGGTGCTTGATACCGTTGCGCAGCAGCAAGCTTTGTTAAAGGAGTACAAATCGACCTACCAGTCCTATAAAAAGACTATCGCTAGTTTAGAGGCATTAGAAGAGGAATTAGCAAAATCGAGGGCGGAGTATGATTTTAATCAATTTGTTTTCAATGAATTGGAACAAGCGAATCTGCAAGCGGATGAGCAAGGAACATTGGAAGCTGAGCAAAATCAATTGGAGAATGCGGAGGAGATTAAAAGACATTTCCATGGAGCAGCAAGCTTAATGCAGTCGGAAGAGGTCAATGTATTGGATGGTCTAAAGTCGGTGCTATCCTTTGTACAGAATGGCACGAAATATCTTCCTTCAGCAGAAGCATTACAGGAGCGTCTGCAAAGTGCCTTGATTGAACTGAAAGATATCGCAGCCGAATTGGAGCAAGTCGCTGATGGGGTAACCATGGATGAAGAACGATTAAATATTGTCAATGACCGCCTTTCGGTTCTTTATTCACTGCAGAAGAAACATCGGGTAGAAACGATTCAGGACCTGTTGCAATTGCAAGAAGATCTTGAACAGAAACTTCAGGCTTCTGACTCGCAAGAGGAACAAATAGAAGTCTTAAAGGAAAATATAGAAAAACTAAGAAGTAATTTGACCCAATTAGCTGATCAAATCACTGCCAATAGAACGAAAGTTAAACAAACAATCGAGCAAGAGGTGCAAGATGTACTTGCGAAAGTCGGTATGCCGAACGCGCAATTACAGATTCAATTAAAGAAAAAAGAAGATTTTAAATCTACAGGACAGGATGAGGTAGCATTTTTATTCTCTGCCAACAAGGGACAAACTTTACAGCCTATCCATAAAGTAGCGTCCGGGGGAGAACTTTCTAGGGTTATGCTCGCAATCAAATCATTGGTAGCAAAATCCTCTTCTTTGCCAACTATTATTTTTGATGAGATTGATACGGGTATCTCGGGAGAGGTTGCCTTACGAGTAGGGGAGATCATGGAGCAGCTTGCTGAACATATGCAGGTGATCAGCATCACGCATCTTCCACAGATTGCTTCGCAGGGAACTGCGCATTTCAAAGTGTATAAAGAAGATCTCGGTGAAAAGACAAAGTCGAATATTGTGCTCTTAAAGAAAGAGGACCGTGTCTTAGAAATAGCACAAATGCTGAGTGGAGCGAATCCCGAAGCGACAGCGATCAAACATGCAGAAGAGATGTTGAAATAAAAAAAGGAGCTTAAAGCTCCTTATTTTATTTCTTAATTGTTGATTAATCGCCAATTTCTGCATCGCTCAGAACGATCTTAACTAGCATACCTTCAGGAGCTTTAATGTTTGCCATAGCGCCTTTATAAACCGCGTAGATATGAACAACGCCTTTTCCATAACGTGCCGAGTAAGAGTAGTCTCCAACCTCTGCAGGTATGTTTTCATAATATTCTGGTGCACTATCTAAAGAGATAGAAACATCCACGTGGCCATCTTGGAAGTAACGATCATCCAATTCTGGCATGCTAATACTTGTCGCATATTCCGTTCCGTTACGATTCCAGTCCGCTGGAGCCACATCGATAACATAACTTACCCCTGGTAAATAGTTGTTAGTGATATATTCTTTTGTACATCCAGTGAAACTTACTAATGAAGCGGTTCCAATTGCAAATGCTAATAACAGTTTTTTCATGTTTGGTAAGATTATGTTGTTAAAAATATGTTTCTTGTAGATAAAGACAATTGAAAGACTCAATAGTTTAACGGAACTAAACAAAAATGTTGCCATAAAAAAAGCGGTTGCTATGCAACCGCCTTTTTAAGTATTCAATTTTATGTGAAATTAATCTTTCTTTTTGTTGTCTTTTACATCAGAAGCTAAGTTGGAGTCATCACTTTCATCCTTCTTTGCTGCGGCAACTTTAATCTCGCTCTTCGCCTCATCAAAGTCTACTAAGATGGCTTCGCCAGATTTCAACTCCCCTTTCAGAATCTCTTCCGCAATCGGATCTTCCAAGTATTTTTGGAGCGCACGCTTCAACGGGCGAGCGCCAAAGTTGCTGTCATATCCTTTCTCAGCAATGTAGTTCTTCGCTTTCTCTGTAAGGGTGATCTTGTGTCCTAATCCCTCGATTCTTGTGAATAAAGATTTAAGTTCAATATCAATAATCTTAAAGATATGCTCTTTGTTCAATGAGTTGAATACAATCACATCATCCACACGGTTTAAAAACTCAGGAGCAAACGCACGCTTCAACGCGGTTTCAATTACTCCACGAGAATGTGAGTCGGCCTGATCTGCTTTCGCTGCAGTCGTAAATCCAACACCTTGTCCGAATTCTTTCAACTGGCGTGCGCCGATATTCGAAGTCATGATGATGATCGTGTTTCTGAAGTCAACCTTACGGCCAAGACTGTCGGTCAACTGTCCTTCGTCCAATACCTGTAGCAATAAGTTGAACACATCAGGGTGAGCTTTTTCAATCTCATCTAATAAAACCACTGCATAAGGCTTACGACGAACTTTCTCTGTCAACTGTCCACCTTCTTCATATCCTACGTATCCTGGAGGCGCACCTACTAATCTAGATACCGCGAATTTCTCCATGTACTCACTCATGTCAATCTGAATCAATGCATCTTCAGAATCAAACATAAAGCGAGCAAGCTCTTTCGCTAATTCCGTTTTACCAACACCTGTAGGACCTAAGAAGATAAATGAACCTATCGGCTTCTTTGGATCTTTCAAGCCGGCACGCGTACGTTGAATAGCTTTTACAAGCTTCTGAACAGCATCGTCCTGACCGATGATACGGCCTTTCATCGATTCGCCCATATTCAATAGCTTTTGGCTATCGGATTGGCTAACACGTTGAACAGGAATACCCGTCATCATCGAAACAACCTCAGCAACATTATCTTCCGTAACAGTATAACGCGTTGTCTTCGTTTCTGCTTCCCAAACTGCCTTCTCTTTTTCCAGCTCTTCGATCAGCTTCTTCTCTGTATCACGTAGTTTCGCTGCCTCTTCGTATTTCTGACTGCGAACAACTTTGTTCTTCTCAACCTTTACCTCTTCGATTTTCTCTTCAATATCGATGATGCTTTGTGGCACATGGATATTGTTCAAGTGAACCCGAGAACCCGACTCATCTAACGCATCAATAGCTTTATCTGGTAAGAATCTGTCTGTGATATAACGTGTGGTCAAAGACACACAAGCTTCGATCGCTTCCGGTGTATAAGTTACATTGTGGTGTTCCTCATATTTATCCTTAATGCGGTTTAAAATCTCGATCGTATCATCATACGTAGTCGGTTCTACCGTTACTTTTTGGAATCGACGATCTAAAGCACCGTCTTTCTCAATATACTGACGGTATTCATCTAAAGTCGTTGCACCGATACATTGGATTTCTCCACGTGCCAATGCTGGCTTGAACATATTGGATGCATCCAATGAACCTGAAGCACCCCCTGCACCAACGATGGTGTGGATCTCATCAATAAATAAGATAACATCCGGAGATTTCTCCAATTCGTTCATAACCGCTTTCATACGCTCTTCGAACTGTCCACGGTATTTCGTTCCTGCCACTAATGACGCCAAGTCAAGCGTAACGACACGCTTGTTGAACAATACACGTGAAACCTTACGTTGTATGATGCGTAATGCTAATCCTTCCGCGATAGCAGATTTACCAACCCCTGGTTCACCGATTAGAATAGGGTTATTCTTCTTTCTACGCGATAAGATCTGCGACACACGCTCAATCTCTTTCTCACGTCCTACAATAGGATCTAACTTACCTTCTTCCGCAGCTTTTGTTAAGTCGCGCCCGAAGTTATCCAATACCGGGGTTTTAGATTTGATATCAGAAACCTTCTTCGGTGCTGAGAACTGCGAATCATCTTCCGCGTAATCGTCGTCGCCACTTGGCGGTGTGCTCGACGCTTCGTCTGTAATACCCGAAGCATTTTGCTCAACCTCAGATTTAAACGTATTATAAGATACTTTGTACTGTTGCAATATCTGCGAGGCAATGTTTTCCTCATCACGCAGAATCGCTAATAACAGATGCTCTGTACCAATAATATCACTCTTAAAAATCTTAGCTTCTAAATAAGTTATCTTTAAAACCTTTTCGGCTTGTTTCGTCAGTGGCATGTTGTTGTTCACTGGAGAACGCGAAACGGAAGAACCTTTCACAGCATCCTCCACAGACTGGCGAACTGCCGCCATGTCTATTCCGATATTCTTCAATATCTTGATCGCAACCCCATCGCCCTCACGTATTAATCCGAGTAAAAGGTGCTCTGTCCCGATATAATCGTGGCGCAAGCGTAATGCTTCCTCACGACTGTAGGAAATGACATCTTTTACGCGGGGTGAAAATTTTGCTTCCATTTAAATTACCTTTCTCAATTAGTGGATGTACCAAACATTATAAATGTAATAAAAATACATGGTACCGCCTTTTGTTATAGATATTATTTATCAACAATTAGACCATACCCGTAAAACTACCAATTTGTCAGTATTTCCATTATCTTTGTGTAAAAAGTTACATTTCTCTTATGTCTGACGAAAAAATTATTTTTTCGATGGCTGGTGTTAATAAAATACACCCACCATCCAAACAAGTTCTAAAAAATATCTATCTATCTTTTTTCTACGGAGCAAAAATCGGGGTTATCGGTTTAAATGGTTCCGGGAAATCATCCCTATTGAAGATTATTGCAGGAATTGATAAATCCTACCAAGGTGAAGTTGTGTTCTCACCAGGATATTCTGTTGGATACCTTGCGCAAGAACCCGAACTAGACCTTACTAAAACCGTAAAGCAAGTTGTTGAAGAAGGCGTAGCAGAAACAACAGCCATCCTTCAGGAATATGAAGAGATCAACGAGAAATTCGGATTGCCGGAGGTTTATGAGGATGCTGATGCGATGGATAAATTGTTAGCCAGACAAGGGGAATTGCAAGATATCATCGATGCAACGAACGCTTGGGAATTAGATGCAAAACTAGAAAGAGCGATGGACGCATTGCGTTGTCCGGAGCCTGATGCGCTGATTGCCAATTTGTCAGGTGGTGAGCGAAGAAGGGTGGCATTGTGTCGATTATTATTGCAAGAACCAGATGTTTTATTGCTAGATGAGCCTACCAACCACTTGGATGCTGAGTCTATTGATTGGTTAGAGCAGCACTTGCAACAATACAAAGGAACAGTAATCGCTGTAACCCACGACCGTTATTTCCTTGATAATGTTGCCGGTTGGATCTTAGAGCTTGATCGTGGTGAAGGTATTCCTTGGAAAGGAAATTACTCTTCTTGGTTGGATCAAAAAGCGAAACGCTTAGCACAAGAAGAAAAGCAAGAAACTAAACGTCAAAAAACCTTAGAACGTGAGTTAGAATGGGTGAAGATGGCCCCTAAAGCTCGCCATGCGAAGTCAAAAGCACGTTTACATAATTACGAAAAATTAGCTTCTGAGGAAACGAAAGAACGCGAAGAAAAACTTGAGTTATTCATCCCACCGGGACCTAGATTAGGGAATGTGGTTATTGAGGCTGACAATGTCTCTAAATCGTACGGCGATCGCATTTTATTCGAAAACCTGAGTTTCTCTTTGCCTCCAGCAGGAATCGTCGGTATTATCGGTCCTAACGGGGTCGGTAAAACAACACTTTTCCGACTAATTACCGGCCAGGAGCAACCTGATTCAGGAACGTTTAAAGTAGGTGAGACCGTTGTGTTAGGTTATGTCGACCAAATGCATGATGACCTTGATCCGAACAAAACAGTATGGGAGAATATTACAGGTGGCAATGAAAACATCTTGTTAGGAAATAAGCAGGTCAACTCAAGAGCCTATGTGTCAAAATTCAACTTCAACGGTGGAGATCAGCAGAAGAAAATATCCGTATTATCCGGAGGTGAGAGAAATCGTGTACATTTGGCAATTACATTGAAGAAAGGTTCAAACGTATTATTACTGGATGAGCCTACCAACGATATTGACGTAAATACCCTTCGTGCATTGGAGGAAGGATTGGACAACTTCGGTGGATGTGCTGTGGTTATATCCCACGATCGCTGGTTCTTAAATCGAATTTGTACACATATTCTGGCATTCGAAGGCGATTCACAAGTATATTTCTTCGAAGGTAACTATACGGAATATGAAGAAAATCGTAAAAAACGCTTAGGCGATGTCGCTCCGAAAAGAGTGAAATATAAAAAATTAGTAAAATAGTACAGTACCATTGGATTCATCAAAACTACTCAAAGCAATCATTGAAAATGCGATTGATGGCATTATAACTATCGATCCGCATGGCATTGTGGAGAGTATAAACCCCTCCGCATTAGTGCTATTCGGCTACAAGGCCGAAGAAGTTATTGGAAATAATATTTCCATGCTAATGCCAGAGCCTGATCGCTCTAATCATGATCGGTATATCTCAACCTATGAGCAGACCGGACATAAAAAAATCATCGGGATTGGCCGTGAAGTACGCGGCCTCAAGAAAGATGGCTCCACTTTCCCCTTCCGTCTGTCGGTAAGTGAGGTGTTCTACAAAGATGGAAAAATCTTTACCGGCTTTGTTCATGATCTTACGAAAGAAAAGCAAGCCGAGGACGAACTGAAGAAACATGCCCTAGAACTCGAAACGAAAATTAGAGAGAGAACGAAAGACTTGATAAAACTGGTTTCTGAACTTGAAAAAGCCAAAGCAGATGTCAGCGTTTCGTTGGAAAAGGAAAAAGAATTGAACCAGTTGAAGTCGCGCTTCGTGTCGATGGCTTCACATGAATTCAGAACGCCTTTAAGCTCCGTACAACTATCTGCGTCCTTGATCGACCGCTATGTAGAGAAGTCAGAATATGGACCTATTGAAAAGCATACGGCGCGTATCAAAGGTTCGGTTCAATTGTTGAATACCATACTGAATGACTTCCTTTCTCTGGAAAAACTGGAGGCTGGCGTCGTAGTCGTGAATAAAGCGGATACTAATATTGTGCAGCTAGGTGAGGAAATAGCGGAAGAGATGCAGCTGATTTGTAAAAAGAACCAGCATATTGTTTATCAGCATACGGGCGAAGTTTCGAACTTCTATGTGGATCCGAATCTATTGAAAAACAGTATCATCAATCTGGTCTCTAATGCCATCAAATACTCCGGCGAAGATACCTTTATTGAATTCAGTACGGAAATCGATAAGGATAATCTACTAGTGACCGTTAAAGATAATGGTATTGGAATTCCGAAAGACGAACAAGCAAATCTAACGGAACCATTCTTTAGAGCAAATAATACAGGAAATATACCAGGTACCGGCTTGGGGCTAAATATCGTAAAACGTTATGTAGGATTGATGGGAGGACAGATGGATTATTGGTCCGAAGTAAACCAAGGTGCTATTTTTAAAATGAGTTTTACCCAACTATAATGGAAAAAAGAAAAATCTTAATCATCGAAGATAATAGTGATATCCGAGAGAGCACAGCAGAGATTTTAGAATTAACAGGTGAATATACCGTCATTGTTGCGGAAGAAGGAAAGACAGGGGTGGAGATGGCAATGAAACATCACCCAGACTTAATTCTTTGTGATATAATGATGCCTGAACTGGATGGTTATGGCGTGTTGTACATGTTAGGAAAGCACGAGGAAACTCAACACATTCCTTTCATTTTCTTAACAGCGAAAACAGAGAAAGCCGACGTCCGTAAAGCCATGGAGATGGGGGCAGACGATTATCTGACCAAGCCTTTTGACGACTTGGAACTATTGAATGCCATAGAAAGCCGTTTTAAAAAACGCCAGCAATTACAGGCAAAAGCAAGTCCCAATATCGATAG from Sphingobacterium sp. BN32 harbors:
- the ettA gene encoding energy-dependent translational throttle protein EttA, with protein sequence MSDEKIIFSMAGVNKIHPPSKQVLKNIYLSFFYGAKIGVIGLNGSGKSSLLKIIAGIDKSYQGEVVFSPGYSVGYLAQEPELDLTKTVKQVVEEGVAETTAILQEYEEINEKFGLPEVYEDADAMDKLLARQGELQDIIDATNAWELDAKLERAMDALRCPEPDALIANLSGGERRRVALCRLLLQEPDVLLLDEPTNHLDAESIDWLEQHLQQYKGTVIAVTHDRYFLDNVAGWILELDRGEGIPWKGNYSSWLDQKAKRLAQEEKQETKRQKTLERELEWVKMAPKARHAKSKARLHNYEKLASEETKEREEKLELFIPPGPRLGNVVIEADNVSKSYGDRILFENLSFSLPPAGIVGIIGPNGVGKTTLFRLITGQEQPDSGTFKVGETVVLGYVDQMHDDLDPNKTVWENITGGNENILLGNKQVNSRAYVSKFNFNGGDQQKKISVLSGGERNRVHLAITLKKGSNVLLLDEPTNDIDVNTLRALEEGLDNFGGCAVVISHDRWFLNRICTHILAFEGDSQVYFFEGNYTEYEENRKKRLGDVAPKRVKYKKLVK
- a CDS encoding PAS domain-containing sensor histidine kinase encodes the protein MDSSKLLKAIIENAIDGIITIDPHGIVESINPSALVLFGYKAEEVIGNNISMLMPEPDRSNHDRYISTYEQTGHKKIIGIGREVRGLKKDGSTFPFRLSVSEVFYKDGKIFTGFVHDLTKEKQAEDELKKHALELETKIRERTKDLIKLVSELEKAKADVSVSLEKEKELNQLKSRFVSMASHEFRTPLSSVQLSASLIDRYVEKSEYGPIEKHTARIKGSVQLLNTILNDFLSLEKLEAGVVVVNKADTNIVQLGEEIAEEMQLICKKNQHIVYQHTGEVSNFYVDPNLLKNSIINLVSNAIKYSGEDTFIEFSTEIDKDNLLVTVKDNGIGIPKDEQANLTEPFFRANNTGNIPGTGLGLNIVKRYVGLMGGQMDYWSEVNQGAIFKMSFTQL